The nucleotide sequence TGACAAAGCTGAATTAACATATCTCTTAGACTAATACCCTGCTCTTGCAAATAAAAGCTGGCATAGCTGTTTTCCAAGTTATAGATGGCGTTTATAAGATGATCAATGGTAATAGTGTCTCTGCCTGAACTTTGGGCCTGAAGTCCTGCCATATAAATCACTTGCTTAAAGGCTATACTCTCCTGTGGTTCAATGTCTTCTACCTTTGATATATATTCATTTATATAATCTTTTAGTTTGCTTTTCAGCTCTTCAACATTACCACCTAAATTTTCAATACAATCAATAATCTCCTTTTGTAATAAAGCTGCATATAATAAATGTTCTGGCGTAACAAACTCATCTTTATTTAATTTTGCCTCTTCAAAGGCAAAAAGTATTGTATCATTTACTGACTTTGTTATTTTCATAGTTTACTCCTCTTCTATAGTAAGTTTAAAAGGAAAGCCCTCTTTTTCTGCCTCCGTCATAGCTGCAGCAACCTTTGTGGCTGCAATGTCATAGGGATATATTCCTGCTATTCCCCTGCCCCTTTGGTGTACATCAAGCATTATCCTATTGGCTTCTTCAGCACTTTTCTTGAAAACATTCATCAATATATATACCACAAACTCCATTGTTGTGTAGTCATCATTGTGCATTATCACTTTGTAATGTTTTGGCCTTTTTACTTTTATCTTACTCTTTTCCGAAGTTAATATATTAGTTTCCAATGACAAACACTCCTTTTAAAATGATAAAAGGGCAATTAGCCCTTTTACTTAACACTATTAAAAAAGTCAACAATGATTTCCTTTTCACCTTCTGCAAAATCATAGTTATCTATTTCTCTTTCCCCAATCCATTTTACTCGATTTAGCTCCTTGTGAAGAGACACCATTTCACGGATTTTACCGGTAAAAACTTGGTGGACACCCTCTTCCTCTCCAGCTAAGGGATACTGTTTAAAAGGTACCAAATCAAAAATTGTACAAGTTAAATCCTTGTCCACTACCTTAGAAATACAGGTTTCACCGTCTTCCTTACCCCTAAGGTTCCTGCCGAAAATTCCCCACAGCTTTGGCGAATCCTTTTTTCCTTTTCCTCTTTCTGCAATAAGCACATTATTATAGTCATCATATATGATTACTGAACACTTAATAATCTTGCTCATGTGTCCCCCTCCATTTTACTTATTCCTTAGCAAAGATATATGTATACAGTTTTTATATTCTTCACCAATCAAAAAATTCCTGCCACAAACACTATATGGCCATGCTTTTTTAATATATAATTAAGTTCCTAAATCCTATAGAGGTCAAAAATTTGCCAAAAAAATTGCAGAAAATTTACTGAATATGGCCAAATCAT is from Clostridium thermarum and encodes:
- a CDS encoding ATP-dependent Clp protease adaptor ClpS, with translation METNILTSEKSKIKVKRPKHYKVIMHNDDYTTMEFVVYILMNVFKKSAEEANRIMLDVHQRGRGIAGIYPYDIAATKVAAAMTEAEKEGFPFKLTIEEE